The nucleotide window ATCCGCCACTATGGCATCCTCCAGGTTAACGCGAAGCAGCGTCCTTTGTTCGGGGTTCATCGTTGTATCCCAGAGCTGCTCTGGGTTCATCTCGCCGAGACCTTTATATCTTTGAACGTTTGCATTTTTGTTTAATTTCTTTAAGTATTCCTCCAATTCTCTGTCTTTGTAGAAATACTTTGTTAGCCCGTCATGGGTAACCTTATATAGCGGCGGCTGTGCTATATATATGTAGCCCGCTTCAATCATTGGGAGCATATACCTGTAAAAGAAGGTGAGAATCAACGTCCTAATATGTGCTCCATCAACATCGGCATCGGTCATGATTATCACCCGATGATAGCGCGCATTATTTATATCGAAATCCTCCCCGATACCGGTTCCAAGCGCAGTTACAATTGCCTGTATCTCTTCGCTTGAGAGTATTTTGTTTAATCTCGCCTTCTCAACATTTAATATCTTGCCTTTAAGCGGAAGAATCGCCTGAAAACTTCTATCTCTTGCCTGTTTTGCAGAACCTCCAGCGGAATCGCCCTCAACCAGATATAGTTCAGATAGTGCTGGGTCCTGCACTGAACAATCGGCAAGTTTCCCAGGAAGAGAGGTGTTCTCAAGAAGCCCTTTTCTTCTTGTTAGTTCCCTTGCTTTCCTTGCCGCTTGCCTTGCCCTTGCCGCCTGAATTACCTTATTTACAATCAATTTTGCTGTCTGTGGGTTTTCTTCTAAAAACTCGTCGAGTTTACTTCCAACGGTGCTTTCGACAAGTCCCCTCATTTCGGTATTACCGAGCTTGGTTTTCGTTTGCCCCTCGAACTGAGGTTCACGGAGCTTTACACTCACGATGGCCGTGAGTCCCTCCCTGATATCCTCACCAGATAGGTTTTCTTCTTTTTCTTTTAGAAGACCCTTTTTTCTCGCATAATCGTTTATCGTTCGCGTCAGGGCTGATTTAAATCCCGAAAGGTGTGTACCCCCCTCGTGTGTGTTTATATTGTTGGCAAATGTGAAGACGCTCTCGGTATATCCGCTGTTGTATTGCATAGCAACCTCAACTTCGCCTTCACCATTTTTGTTTTCAAAGTAGATGATCTTTTTATGCAGCGCTTCTTTTGAACTATTCAGATGCTTTACAAAATCGATAATTCCGCCAGAATACTTGTATTCAACTCTCTCGTGCGGTTCAACCCGCTCATCAATTAATTCAATTTTTAGATCTTTGTTTAAAAAGGCCATCTCGCGCATTCTCTGGCGGATGGTATCAAAGCTAAAGTTTATCTCATCAAAAATATCTTTATCTGGCAAAAATGTAATGGTTGTTCCTGTTTTCTTTGCCTTGCCAACAACCTTTAGTTCTCCGGTCGGCTTTCCATATGAAAATGATTGCCTGTAAATATGGCCGTCTCTTTTTACTTCGACAGTCAAACTTTCCGAGAGGGCATTTACAACCGATACACCAACGCCGTGAAGACCTCCAGAGACTTTGTAGCCCTCGCCGCCAAATTTACCTCCAGCATGCAGTACAGTTAAAACAATCTCCACAGCTGGCTTGTTATATTTAGGGATTATGTCTACTGGTATACCGCGACCATCGTCGGTTACCTCAATCATGTTTCCTGGCTTTATTTTTACGGATATATTTTTACAGTAACCAGCAAGTGCCTCATCGATACTGTTGTCCACTACCTCATATACTAGATGATGTAGGCCTCTTGGTCCGGTGCTGCCAATATACATACCGGGTCTCTTTCTTACCGCTTCTAAGCCCTCTAATACTG belongs to Bacillota bacterium and includes:
- the gyrB gene encoding DNA topoisomerase (ATP-hydrolyzing) subunit B — its product is MSATYTAKDITVLEGLEAVRKRPGMYIGSTGPRGLHHLVYEVVDNSIDEALAGYCKNISVKIKPGNMIEVTDDGRGIPVDIIPKYNKPAVEIVLTVLHAGGKFGGEGYKVSGGLHGVGVSVVNALSESLTVEVKRDGHIYRQSFSYGKPTGELKVVGKAKKTGTTITFLPDKDIFDEINFSFDTIRQRMREMAFLNKDLKIELIDERVEPHERVEYKYSGGIIDFVKHLNSSKEALHKKIIYFENKNGEGEVEVAMQYNSGYTESVFTFANNINTHEGGTHLSGFKSALTRTINDYARKKGLLKEKEENLSGEDIREGLTAIVSVKLREPQFEGQTKTKLGNTEMRGLVESTVGSKLDEFLEENPQTAKLIVNKVIQAARARQAARKARELTRRKGLLENTSLPGKLADCSVQDPALSELYLVEGDSAGGSAKQARDRSFQAILPLKGKILNVEKARLNKILSSEEIQAIVTALGTGIGEDFDINNARYHRVIIMTDADVDGAHIRTLILTFFYRYMLPMIEAGYIYIAQPPLYKVTHDGLTKYFYKDRELEEYLKKLNKNANVQRYKGLGEMNPEQLWDTTMNPEQRTLLRVNLEDAIVADEIFSILMGDKVEPRREFIQKHAKSVRFLDI